One Nocardia iowensis DNA window includes the following coding sequences:
- a CDS encoding MFS transporter, protein MRSYRVVLSSAAVRNVLLLGALVRIPFFAGAVLLALHVVQTLHGSYLQAGVLSTVATVCIALSGPWRGRLLDRFGLRRTIMPSILVGAVCWSIAPFVDYVPLLILAAVAGLFDVPIFTVVRQAVIAATTEENRQPALALEAVSVEMAFMVGPILGVAAASLWSTTIVLLCVQWTLVLAGILMWIRNPPLRSAQAAGRPAAPAVPRRAWFGIEFVALCVGASAAISLLAASELTFVSAMREFGAQQWLGVVLAVWGFGSVVGGLVYGALHRSISTYVLLAALGAVTIPMAFAVGPISLAITGLLAGIFCAPTITASIDQMSRIVPEGGRGEAIGWHSAALTLGNGIGSSMAGIAIDAGGFAAGFTAAAALGLTLGLGLALLVGIRERRRLAVEKPAAVSQVGA, encoded by the coding sequence GTGCGGTCCTATCGGGTGGTTTTGTCGAGCGCGGCGGTGCGCAACGTACTACTGCTCGGGGCGCTGGTGCGCATTCCGTTCTTCGCCGGGGCGGTGCTCCTCGCGCTGCATGTCGTGCAGACATTGCACGGCTCTTACTTGCAAGCCGGTGTGCTGAGCACGGTCGCCACCGTCTGCATCGCGCTGAGCGGCCCGTGGCGCGGGAGGTTGCTCGATCGATTCGGGCTGCGCCGCACCATCATGCCGTCCATCCTGGTCGGCGCGGTGTGCTGGTCGATCGCGCCGTTCGTCGACTATGTCCCGCTGCTGATCCTCGCCGCGGTCGCCGGACTCTTCGACGTCCCGATCTTCACCGTGGTCCGGCAAGCGGTCATCGCGGCGACGACAGAGGAGAACCGGCAACCGGCGCTCGCGCTGGAAGCGGTGTCGGTCGAGATGGCCTTCATGGTCGGGCCGATCCTCGGCGTCGCCGCCGCCAGCCTCTGGTCCACCACGATCGTATTGCTCTGCGTGCAATGGACTTTGGTACTCGCGGGCATCCTCATGTGGATCCGGAATCCGCCGCTGCGCTCCGCCCAGGCCGCAGGCCGCCCGGCTGCCCCCGCCGTCCCGCGCCGCGCCTGGTTCGGCATCGAATTCGTCGCCCTCTGCGTCGGCGCGAGCGCGGCCATCTCGCTCCTCGCCGCCTCCGAACTGACCTTCGTCTCCGCCATGCGCGAGTTCGGCGCACAACAATGGCTCGGCGTCGTGCTGGCTGTCTGGGGGTTCGGCTCGGTGGTCGGCGGTCTCGTCTACGGCGCGCTACACCGCTCCATCTCCACCTACGTCCTGCTCGCCGCCCTCGGCGCCGTCACCATCCCGATGGCCTTCGCCGTCGGTCCGATCTCCCTCGCCATCACCGGCCTCCTCGCCGGAATCTTCTGCGCCCCAACAATTACCGCCTCCATCGATCAAATGAGCCGCATCGTCCCCGAAGGCGGTCGCGGCGAGGCCATCGGCTGGCACAGCGCCGCCCTCACCCTCGGCAACGGCATCGGCAGCTCCATGGCTGGCATTGCCATCGACGCAGGCGGCTTCGCCGCGGGTTTCACCGCCGCAGCAGCCCTCGGCCTAACCCTCGGCCTCGGCCTGGCCCTACTCGTCGGCATCCGCGAACGCCGCCGCCTCGCCGTCGAGAAGCCTGCTGCAGTTAGCCAAGTCGGGGCCTGA
- a CDS encoding EXLDI protein, which produces MGSEAGQTVDAGAAVVDLEKGDSGEFGEVVVKLGPGGTRVQRFAGRLVGESPQVTKAGVEVVRVYLSRKGKYVVHRRVAEWTDFSVMADWAREWKKKNWRNVLELDESSWGDSTLEVVDSVEELRDRVPAKIYRTLVDVTEQPPIEDLDI; this is translated from the coding sequence ATGGGTAGCGAAGCGGGGCAGACGGTGGATGCCGGTGCGGCGGTTGTGGATCTCGAGAAGGGGGATTCCGGGGAGTTCGGCGAGGTGGTGGTGAAGCTGGGGCCGGGGGGTACGCGGGTGCAGCGGTTTGCCGGACGCCTAGTGGGAGAGTCGCCGCAGGTCACCAAGGCCGGGGTCGAGGTGGTCCGGGTCTATTTGAGCCGGAAGGGCAAGTATGTGGTGCATCGGCGGGTGGCGGAGTGGACCGACTTCTCGGTGATGGCCGACTGGGCCAGGGAATGGAAGAAGAAGAACTGGCGCAATGTGCTCGAACTCGACGAATCGAGCTGGGGTGATTCCACACTGGAGGTGGTGGATTCGGTCGAGGAGTTGCGGGATCGGGTTCCGGCCAAGATCTACCGCACGCTCGTCGACGTGACCGAGCAGCCGCCCATCGAGGATCTCGACATCTGA